The following are from one region of the Candidatus Eisenbacteria bacterium genome:
- a CDS encoding MATE family efflux transporter, whose translation MSAPAVSTPAQAEPVELLALPPMRAVLRLAVPTTFVMVLATATNVLYTYFVSRLGSEAIAAVSLVFPISLLVGTAMTGGLGGGVASAIARALGAGRPGYAVEIAEHAIGLAVTVGVAFGLVMILGGTFVFRLMSGPRVDPAVLDAAAGFGRILFGGAAITFTGGMFDSMLRGEGNVRVPSTWSSVSLTLQMMLTPLCMFTLGMGLPGAAVALLASQGLATIPRAYYVFGGRGVIHPAPVPHRIRRAPLREILQVGVPASLSTIVNYLGLMILTTVVARLGTAHLAAWGLCTRFDFLLMSFAYGFAVAVLTLVGLATGARRPDRARVYVLRAGVCIVALLSIPAVVLWWNPSLWISVFSADPEIQEVGAAYFRLVGPSYPFVAVSMVLAFAFQGLGHATIPLCWMIVRVVGVLAASIICTQWLGLGERAVFAAVAVGNVTSSIVMVTLFRMTERRVAAAM comes from the coding sequence GTGAGCGCGCCCGCGGTCAGCACGCCCGCGCAGGCCGAGCCGGTCGAGCTGCTCGCGCTGCCGCCGATGCGAGCCGTGCTGCGGCTCGCCGTGCCGACGACGTTCGTCATGGTGCTCGCGACCGCGACGAACGTGCTCTACACCTACTTCGTGAGCCGCCTCGGCTCCGAGGCGATCGCGGCCGTCTCGCTCGTCTTCCCGATCTCGCTGCTGGTCGGGACGGCCATGACGGGCGGGCTCGGGGGCGGCGTCGCCTCCGCCATCGCGCGCGCGCTCGGCGCCGGCCGGCCCGGATACGCGGTCGAGATCGCCGAGCACGCGATCGGGCTCGCGGTCACGGTCGGGGTCGCCTTCGGGCTCGTCATGATCCTCGGCGGCACGTTCGTCTTCCGTCTCATGAGCGGCCCGCGCGTCGACCCGGCCGTGCTCGACGCGGCGGCCGGCTTCGGGCGGATCCTCTTCGGTGGCGCGGCGATCACGTTCACCGGCGGCATGTTCGACAGCATGCTGCGCGGCGAGGGCAACGTGCGCGTGCCGTCGACGTGGTCGAGCGTGTCGCTGACGCTCCAGATGATGCTCACGCCGCTCTGCATGTTCACCCTGGGGATGGGGCTCCCCGGCGCCGCGGTCGCGCTCCTCGCCTCGCAGGGCCTGGCGACGATCCCGCGCGCCTACTACGTCTTCGGCGGCAGGGGCGTGATCCATCCGGCGCCGGTGCCGCATCGCATCCGCCGCGCACCCCTGCGCGAGATCCTGCAGGTCGGCGTACCCGCGTCGCTCTCGACCATCGTCAACTACCTGGGGCTCATGATCCTCACGACCGTCGTCGCGCGCCTCGGCACGGCCCATCTCGCGGCGTGGGGGCTCTGCACGCGCTTCGACTTCCTGCTCATGTCGTTCGCCTACGGGTTCGCCGTCGCGGTGCTGACGCTCGTGGGCCTCGCGACCGGCGCGCGGCGGCCCGACCGGGCCCGCGTGTACGTCCTGCGCGCCGGCGTCTGCATCGTCGCGCTGCTCTCGATCCCGGCTGTCGTCCTGTGGTGGAACCCGTCGCTGTGGATCAGCGTCTTCTCCGCCGACCCCGAGATCCAGGAAGTGGGCGCGGCGTACTTCCGCCTGGTCGGCCCGTCCTATCCCTTCGTCGCCGTCAGCATGGTGTTGGCGTTCGCCTTCCAGGGGCTCGGGCACGCCACCATCCCGCTCTGCTGGATGATCGTCCGGGTGGTCGGCGTCCTCGCCGCGTCCATCATCTGCACGCAATGGCTCGGGCTCGGCGAGCGCGCCGTCTTCGCCGCGGTCGCGGTCGGCAACGTCACCTCGTCGATCGTGATGGTGACGCTCTTCCGAATGACCGAGCGCCGCGTGGCAGCGGCGATGTAG
- a CDS encoding amidohydrolase family protein: protein MHDLVIRGGLLVDGTGTPPRDGDVAIDGDRIAAVGDGVGAGRRELDAKGAVVAPGWVDIHTHYDGQATWDPYVTPSSWHGVTTVVMGNCGVGFAPAQPDRHDWLIGLMEGVEDIPGAALAEGIRWGWQSFPEYLDVLEQMPRVLDIGTQVPHGAVRAYVMGERGAKNQPATAADVAAMAAIVRDGVAAGALGFSSSRTLLHRAVDGECVPGTFAAADEMIGIGRVLGELGRGVLEVASDLMPEDPELAWMEQLSRETGRPVTFACLQNDLDPSQWRRLLDAAERAAARGAHLAPQIAARPTSVLMGLQSKLHPFVMHPSYREIAELPLAERVARLRDPALRERILGEQPAVPNPLLAYIVQAFHKLFPLGDPPDYEPGPERSVAGIAAREGRSPESVAYDLLLEQDGYAFLYFPFLNYSGGDFAAIHEMLLHPHAVIGLGDGGAHCGVICDASTPTYLLTHWVRDRVRGPRLPIEMLVARQTRDTARLYGLLDRGTLAPGMLADVNLIDFDRLALEAPEMVYDLPASGRRLVQRVRGYRNTVKRGTVTYEQGEAVGALPGRLVRGPHAAPA from the coding sequence ATGCACGACCTCGTCATCCGCGGCGGCCTCCTCGTCGACGGCACCGGCACCCCGCCCCGCGACGGCGACGTCGCGATCGACGGCGATCGCATCGCGGCGGTCGGCGACGGCGTCGGCGCCGGACGGCGCGAGCTCGACGCCAAGGGCGCGGTCGTCGCGCCCGGCTGGGTCGACATCCACACCCATTACGACGGCCAGGCGACGTGGGATCCGTACGTGACGCCCTCGTCCTGGCACGGCGTCACGACGGTGGTGATGGGCAACTGCGGCGTCGGCTTCGCGCCCGCGCAGCCCGATCGTCACGACTGGCTGATCGGGCTCATGGAAGGCGTCGAGGACATCCCGGGGGCGGCGCTCGCCGAGGGCATCCGGTGGGGGTGGCAGAGCTTCCCCGAGTATCTCGACGTGCTCGAGCAGATGCCGCGCGTGCTCGACATCGGCACGCAGGTGCCGCACGGCGCCGTGCGCGCGTACGTCATGGGCGAGCGCGGCGCCAAGAACCAGCCGGCCACCGCCGCCGACGTCGCCGCCATGGCGGCGATCGTGCGCGACGGCGTGGCGGCGGGCGCGCTCGGCTTCTCGAGCTCGCGCACGCTCCTGCACCGCGCGGTCGACGGCGAGTGCGTGCCCGGCACCTTCGCGGCCGCGGACGAGATGATCGGCATCGGGCGCGTGCTGGGCGAGCTCGGCCGCGGCGTGCTCGAGGTCGCCTCCGATCTCATGCCCGAGGATCCCGAGCTCGCGTGGATGGAGCAGCTCTCGCGCGAGACGGGCCGCCCGGTCACTTTCGCGTGCCTGCAGAACGACCTCGATCCGTCGCAGTGGCGGCGCCTCCTCGATGCAGCCGAGCGCGCCGCCGCGCGTGGCGCCCACCTGGCGCCGCAGATCGCCGCCCGGCCGACGTCGGTCCTGATGGGCCTCCAGTCGAAGCTCCACCCGTTCGTGATGCACCCGAGCTATCGCGAGATCGCCGAGCTGCCCCTGGCCGAGCGCGTGGCGCGCCTGCGCGATCCCGCGCTCCGCGAGCGCATCCTCGGCGAGCAGCCGGCGGTCCCGAACCCGCTCCTCGCGTACATCGTGCAGGCGTTCCACAAGCTTTTCCCGCTGGGCGACCCGCCCGACTACGAGCCGGGTCCCGAGCGGAGCGTCGCCGGCATCGCGGCGCGCGAGGGCCGCTCGCCCGAATCCGTCGCCTACGATCTGCTGCTCGAGCAGGACGGCTACGCCTTCCTCTACTTCCCCTTCCTCAACTACTCGGGCGGCGACTTCGCGGCGATCCACGAGATGCTCCTGCACCCGCACGCGGTCATCGGCCTCGGCGACGGCGGCGCGCACTGCGGCGTCATCTGCGACGCCAGCACGCCGACCTACCTGCTCACGCACTGGGTGCGTGACCGCGTGCGCGGCCCGCGTCTCCCGATCGAGATGCTGGTCGCGCGCCAGACCCGCGACACGGCCCGTCTCTATGGCCTGCTCGATCGCGGCACGCTCGCGCCCGGCATGCTCGCCGACGTCAACCTGATCGACTTCGATCGCCTCGCGCTCGAGGCGCCGGAGATGGTGTACGACCTGCCCGCGAGCGGCCGCCGGCTCGTGCAGCGCGTGCGCGGCTACCGCAACACGGTGAAGCGCGGCACGGTGACGTACGAGCAGGGCGAAGCCGTGGGCGCGCTCCCCGGCCGGCTCGTGCGCGGTCCGCACGCCGCGCCCGCGTGA